A DNA window from Rhipicephalus sanguineus isolate Rsan-2018 chromosome 8, BIME_Rsan_1.4, whole genome shotgun sequence contains the following coding sequences:
- the LOC119402678 gene encoding achaete-scute complex protein T3: protein MSSYRMIRSASSATHHNGHPQHYKASEVLRFARRTPYHHHQPVISSGYSQAVARRNERERNRVRLVNMGFAALRQHVPNFTQNKKMSKVDTLRSAVDYIKALQELLDRGAGQQRHSNSERDIEDDDTDETSYKANHERRHGMTSFEDADAFYDFSRIGEDNAPSSPAVVLQPSEMSESSASALDCYGADDAELMDFCQPWLV from the coding sequence ATGAGTTCCTACAGGATGATACGAAGCGCATCGTCGGCTACTCACCACAATGGTCACCCCCAGCACTACAAGGCTAGCGAGGTGCTGCGATTCGCGAGAAGGACAccataccaccaccaccaaccgGTCATCTCTTCCGGTTACTCCCAGGCCGTGGCTAGGAGGAACGAACGAGAGCGCAACCGCGTTCGACTCGTCAACATGGGCTTTGCGGCCCTGAGGCAGCACGTGCCCAACTTCACGCAGAACAAGAAGATGAGCAAAGTGGACACGCTACGCTCGGCGGTGGATTACATCAAGGCTCTCCAAGAGCTCCTGGACCGAGGCGCCGGTCAGCAGAGGCACAGCAATTCCGAGAGGGACATCGAAGACGACGACACTGACGAGACGTCGTACAAGGCGAACCATGAGCGACGACACGGGATGACGTCCTTCGAGGATGCCGACGCCTTCTACGACTTCTCGCGAATCGGTGAAGACAATGCTCCGTCGTCGCCTGCGGTCGTGCTGCAACCTTCAGAGATGTCTGAGTCGTCGGCGAGTGCCTTAGACTGCTACGGTGCGGACGATGCCGAACTCATGGACTTCTGCCAGCCGTGGCTTGTGTGA